The DNA window ATTGCGTTATGGATGTTAATTTGCAAGTGTAGACAAGCATTCGTCGGCAAATTGAAAATCAGAAACTGTCAAAGTGAGAGGCAAGTATCCAAGACATCCGGATTCTTCAAAAAGGAATCTATCTCACCACTGGTCTTTGCATGAGCATTTGCCATTTGAAAAACAATGAAAACCTGAAGAGTCTCTTACATATATCTCCCTTTTCGTAACAACTGAAACATTCTTGAAGAATGTATGGCAGTCACCACAAAGAAGTATGTTCTTGAAAATCCGAACAGGTTTTCCAGGCTTGGTCATCAGAAGTCCAAAAGTCATAGCTAACTTTGCACTGTGGTAGAAAAGAAAATCCTTCTTCTGATGTTCCTCCGCTTCATGAAGCACAAAACTTGTATCAGGGACATAACCAGCTTTTAGACACTCCAAGAGTAATATCTGCAGCCCACTGTATATGTCTTTAGATTGAGGATGAGATGTGTCCCTTGCGAAAAATGAGTGAATCCTGTTTTGATGTATAATCCAGCTTTGGCCTGGGAATTTCCGAAGTCCCTTCTCCCTCATCTTCTCCCTGACAGTATCAGAACAATGCCATCTTCCAGATGCCGAATATAGATTTGATTTTAATATGAACATAGAAGGATCTTGTGGCTCCACATGAAGTATTTCCTTGGCAACCCTTTTCCCAATGGCTGCATTTTGATGTACCCTACAGCTATCAAGTAAAGCGCGCCAAGCAGCAGCCTTTGGCACAAAAGGCATCTTCAGAATTATTGCCTCTGCTTCTTTAAGCAGACCCCAGTGCCCTAAAACACCAACCAAATTAGCATAGTGTTCTGAAGTGGGTTTGATCTGGTAACGCGATTCCattgaagaaaaaaatctaTGGCAACAATCAATTAAATCAGAGCCAGTGTATCTATAAGCTGAAATAATGAAGAGACAGGTAACTGTATCAGGCTGTACTCCTAAACTTTCCATCTTCATCCAAACAGCCAAAGCCTCATCCCCTTGCCTATGGAGTACATGCCCAGCTAACAAGCTGTTCCATGACACTGTATCATGAACTAGCATTGCATCAAAGACCTTAATTGCAGCTTCCATCCGTCCGCATTTAGCATACATGCTGATTGTGGCATTCGCCATCTTCGTATCAGATAACAAACCATATTTGATTGAGAAGCAGTGTAATTGTTCCCCAAATTTACGAAATCCTAACAGGCCACATATGCTGAGCATAGTAGTTGCTACAACTTCATCCAAAACAAACGATTCTTCTGATTGCCCTTGGCAGAATAGTGAAATTGCTTGATCAAGCTGCCTGTTTCTAGCATATCCACATATCATTGCTGTCAACACAATTGTTCTTTCCCGATCCTTTGGCCATCTAAGAAATATGTTTTCAGCATCTGCCATTCTTTCACACCATGTGCACATGTCGAGCAATGCTGCTTCGACATGACTATTTCTCGCGCAACCAAACTTCAGAATAAATGCATGAATTTGCTCACTAGTGCTCTTCTGCATCACAGACCCACAAGCATTTATAGCACTAGTCAAAGTAAAATCGTTTAACTCTATGCCTTCTTCCACCATGTTGCAAAAAAGGTTTAAAGCCCTCAAGCCTTTGTTGTTACGACAATATCCTGCTAAAAGAGCATTATAGGATTCGCATGTCCTATCAGGCATCATATCAAAAGTCTGCACAGCTAAATCAACAAGTCCAAATTCCATATATGCAGTTATCATCTCAGTCCAAGTGAAAACATCCTTTTCAGGCATCATCTCAAACAGAAGCGTTACATCGTCTACGCTCCCACGCTTCGTGTAAAACCGAATAAGTGCATTGTTGACGCTTAAATTGCTCTCAAATCCAAGCTTAATTGCACAAGACTGAATTTCACGGCCTTCTGTCATTCCAGAACGCCCAGCAGATGCAGCCGAAGCCAACAGACTTGATATCGTAAAATGGTCAACTCTAAGACCATCTATCCTCAACATATCACGGAAAGATTCGAATGCTTCGTCATACATTCCTTTCTTTACCAAACTCGATATTACCGTATTCCAAGAAACAATATCCCTTACTGGCATATCATAAAACaattcaattacaaaatttaGACAGCCACAATTGCTATACAGTCCCATTAGGGCATTCACAACATAAGTGGAATCCAAAAAGTCCAATTTGAGCACAAAGGCATGAACTTGCAAACCCAATTCTAAATTCAGTAAGCGAATACAAGCAGTCAATAAAGCCACAAAGCTATGCTCATTTGGTTCAATACCTGAACCTCTCATTTCCAAGAAGAGCTCAATAGCTTCATTTTCTCGATTGGACTTCGCCAAATCAGATATTAAAGCGGTATAGGACACAACGTCTGGGCTTGACATATTCTTGAAAACTCTGTGGGCAAAATCAATTCGGCCAAGTTTGAGGTAGGCGACAATAAGAGCATTGGATAGATAAGTATCTTCTTCGTGTTTGAAAATAGAAGCGTGAACTGCTTTAGCGAGTTCGACGTCACCGTAACGAGCAGAGAGCAGAAGCAAATGGGAGTAGTCATTGCTAGGTAGCTCAGTTTTGATGGACGGCTCTGAAGTCAAAGGGGGATCAAGAAGCGGCCGTTTAGAGGGAGAGATTGATGGACTTGGCAGGAATTGTGGGCTGAGACGGAGGTTTTGGGGCTTTGTTTTGGGTATAGGaggagaaagaaatgaagagataTCAGGTTTTGAACGACGGGGAAGGTCTGAAACACGACGTGAGAAAAGGGTTTCCGGTAGAGAGCAAGGAGAGAAGGCGGCGGCGCCGGTGGCTGGATGATGGATTACAGCTTCCATGGAAGGCTGAGGCGCCAAGCATAGTCGCCGGTTGAAGGAAAGTAACTTGCTTTTTAGTTTCCTACCTCCTCCTCTTAGCCCCAAGCTCAACACttaagattattttttttttttggtcaaaatcaaCACTTAAGATGATGCTGTCGCttttgaattattttctggTCTTGGGTTCTCTGGCATTTTGATATttgatattttctttttattattctttacacattcattttccttttcttcatttttgtggTGTTTATATTGACCTTGTCTTTCATTTTTAAGATGCACAAATGATTCGGAAGACGAGCTTTTTTTTATGCGTAggatgtcaaattttttttcagttGGTACagagaagaaataaaagaaagagaaggaacTATGTGCATAAGCACCAAAAAACTAAAAGAACTGTGTGTGCAtgtatatataataattatttttgtaaaaaagacATGTGAGTATTTTTCTGTTATGAtacttattttgtttttgatttttttttggcagatAACGTCTACTTTTTCTATGACACTTGAGTATActtttttataataaataatattttattactaAATTAGTGAAAATCTTTAAGTACGAATTGCTTAACTAAAATAAGAAGATAGTTCCATAGAAATTGAAGAGAATCACATATTTTAACAAAAAACGCTAATTCGTGAGCTACAATTTATTGTTGGCTTCTTGAGAACCAATTTACAAGGATCATACAGGCCTGCTCACAACTCTTCAATGTTTGGGCTAATGACTAGAGATCATCATCTTTTATTTTAGAATACAGGACCTGAAGTCATCAAGGTCTTTGTCAAAGTGAATGCATATCTTGCAACAACTATTTCTTCTACTTCAGAATCAACCACCCAaccttcccttttcttttcttttttttttttccccgcAGGATTTAATGCCATAGAGACACTAAACATTTCGCCTGTAAATTCAACGAATGAATGATTTAGCTCTCGATGGTTTTGAATCTTATCAATATCATGAATAACAATCAAATCAATTCGTCgtaaaaaatgaaatagtatAATATAGGAAGTTTTTTTTATTCATAATCGAATTCTAATCAGTATACTTGATCTAATCTATAATTCTTTTATCCGGttccttaaaattttttttttaataatctaCCCTCCGCCTTTCGAGTACGATAATCTGATCATGTATCATTAGATCCTTCTTCCACTTTCATTAGTTACGTAATtacaaagccaaaaaaaaaaaaaaaaaaagaatagaaacaaattatttattcatttgctaATTGCTAAGAGGAATATATActtctctgtgtgtgtgtgtgtgtattttaTGCCCGTTGACGTGTAAATTACGCTGACCTGTAATTATTCCACATACCTCGAAGACTCCAACCACCCACCCGCCTCCGGCCGAACCATTACCTTTCACCCCCAATCCTCCATCCCCGGCACCCGCGAAGATTTCACTTTTTAACCCAACAGAAACCATcggattttcttgttttgtctAATTACCGACAGCTATGGATGAGCCCCGAAAACACCAGGTTCCTGTTTCTATCTACAGCTCCTGCAtacatgtataattattcaaCAATCCTGAAACAATAAATTGTTGTAAAAATCTTTGATCAGGTGTCATTGCGGGGAGCTAGCGCGAAGGAGATTTCAAGGGATGCGCTTCTTGCCAAGGTTTCTCAAGAGAGAGAACTTCGCAATTTTTCACGAAGAGCAACTTCTGCCGCACTTTTTCTTCAGGTTCACCATTCCCTCCATCTATCAGCCTTGGGATTCTGAACTTTCAAAGCATTAATAAGCTACACACACGTACGTACGTACGTTTAAATAAGGATTGAGGCATAACTATCGTCTAACATTTTCAGTATAAGAGTTCagatagaaaatgaataaagaagTGGCTGATCATGCCCTTCCaagttaggattttttttttttaatcatggAAATCAATGTGCATCTGAGACattaattttttatcttttatgcCATTTGAATTAAATGTTATGAAATTGGTGAGGAAACCCCCCTATAACTAAGCTGACTTTGGTACCGTGTTATAACAGCTTGAACTTCAAGTTTTATAAGAACGTAATCATATTCTCAACCGAAATTTGCCTTGGGGTTCCTAATTTTGTGATTCCAGACATGCGTTGGAGCACGGTATGTTTGAGTGTGCATAGTCAAGTTTAAGTTCAAGAATAGGGTTGAATTATAGTCCTCTCACTCTTTTCACCTGTCTTCCAACTGTGCGTAGGACTTCATGCTTTCAATGGTTGAACATCCTTCTGTACCTCTGTTGAACTGTAAACCTCTAAAAGATATTGAAGGTGTTTGTATTAAGGATTGTGCcgtagttttctttttttctggaAACACTAACTGGCACTAGTTACACCCGTGCAGAGAGTTTGGCGACGTCACAGGGCGGTAAAAGTGGTATCTATGCAGCTTCAGCAACAGTGGCTAGCAGAGATGAATCAAAATGCTATCTGTTGGAACAAAATGCAGATTTCAAGGATTGTTCTGAGGCCTTTTATCTTCTTTATGACTTTTTTATCTACTCGGTATCAAAGAATTGAAACCAGAGAAGAAGATTGCGTGAAGCTTTGCTTCAGGGTTTTGTTGGAAAGCATAAACTCAACTGGTATGCAACATATCTCCTTTTCGTTATTTGTGGGTCTATAACTAAAGTATATTTTGTTAAATCAATTCTTGTTTGCAATAAAATCTGATGTGCTTCATCTTCTTATGTCAAATGTTGCTTTGTTCGTCTATTAATTTCTTTCACTGAGCCAAGAAGGTTAATAAATGTAAGCACTTCAATTCAGCCTTCTATAGACGGCACGCATTCAGGGAAGATAATTTTGGCAGGAAACTTTCAGGTTTCTCCCACAGTCACCTTAAGGAGGATAAGCATTGTTTGCATGATCTTGTTAGTAAAGACATGTTTTGATACTCTGATTATAGAAAAACTTTACCCTCTTCTTTGGTGGGCCTTAGTAGAGAAATTTGAGGTTCTAAAAAGATATTAGATGGTCAGTTAGTTTCTTTTCTGCTGAGTTCTACTGGACTTTCTCCGGAATTTTAACGATTATAATGGAATTCTTTTAATTGTCATCCTTGGGTAAATAAAATGCTGCTTCTGTGTATTATATCATACTTTTTTATTTGGCCTAAATGCTAAGCATACTTTGAGATAAGAATACCACGTGTTTGCTAGACTTATAGGACTCCTTTCGGGGCCTTGGAACCAAGCTAGTTGAAGATATCACTTACACATACATTTAGTTGTGCTTAGATCAAGTTGTATAGCGTGTAGAAACTTGTACCTGCATTTGCTTTGAGTCTTAACTGGAAAATACGATGTATAACTGACAGCCAAGGGACCatacaaattaaattaaatcaatatAAAACTTGAAGTCCATTACTGGTTTGAGGTACAATATTTTGGTCTGCAGGTAATATAATTCTTTCAAAAGTCAGAAGCTAGAGAATTGAAAGAAAGTCCCTCCAACAAAGTGCGAATAATCAAAATGTAATGTATATTTTGAACTGCTATACTGCAAACTGCTAACCTTCTTATCTAGTCTCATCTTCTTCACCCGTTGAAGGGACAAACATCTCTTGTTATATTTTTCTGGTCTATACAtggtttcatcatcactatgcTCTGTCTTGTACATAATTGCCATTGAGTTTTGATTGACACTTTTGGATTTCTGCAGGATTTTTTTCTGTTGAATTTTAATGCTTTCATAGTTCTTACTTGTAGATCCAAATGAAAACTTTTGCTCTTTGGTAACGGGTACCACTGAAGAGAGAA is part of the Coffea eugenioides isolate CCC68of chromosome 6, Ceug_1.0, whole genome shotgun sequence genome and encodes:
- the LOC113775740 gene encoding pentatricopeptide repeat-containing protein At5g03800, with amino-acid sequence MEAVIHHPATGAAAFSPCSLPETLFSRRVSDLPRRSKPDISSFLSPPIPKTKPQNLRLSPQFLPSPSISPSKRPLLDPPLTSEPSIKTELPSNDYSHLLLLSARYGDVELAKAVHASIFKHEEDTYLSNALIVAYLKLGRIDFAHRVFKNMSSPDVVSYTALISDLAKSNRENEAIELFLEMRGSGIEPNEHSFVALLTACIRLLNLELGLQVHAFVLKLDFLDSTYVVNALMGLYSNCGCLNFVIELFYDMPVRDIVSWNTVISSLVKKGMYDEAFESFRDMLRIDGLRVDHFTISSLLASAASAGRSGMTEGREIQSCAIKLGFESNLSVNNALIRFYTKRGSVDDVTLLFEMMPEKDVFTWTEMITAYMEFGLVDLAVQTFDMMPDRTCESYNALLAGYCRNNKGLRALNLFCNMVEEGIELNDFTLTSAINACGSVMQKSTSEQIHAFILKFGCARNSHVEAALLDMCTWCERMADAENIFLRWPKDRERTIVLTAMICGYARNRQLDQAISLFCQGQSEESFVLDEVVATTMLSICGLLGFRKFGEQLHCFSIKYGLLSDTKMANATISMYAKCGRMEAAIKVFDAMLVHDTVSWNSLLAGHVLHRQGDEALAVWMKMESLGVQPDTVTCLFIISAYRYTGSDLIDCCHRFFSSMESRYQIKPTSEHYANLVGVLGHWGLLKEAEAIILKMPFVPKAAAWRALLDSCRVHQNAAIGKRVAKEILHVEPQDPSMFILKSNLYSASGRWHCSDTVREKMREKGLRKFPGQSWIIHQNRIHSFFARDTSHPQSKDIYSGLQILLLECLKAGYVPDTSFVLHEAEEHQKKDFLFYHSAKLAMTFGLLMTKPGKPVRIFKNILLCGDCHTFFKNVSVVTKREIYVRDSSGFHCFSNGKCSCKDQW